The Clostridiales bacterium genome includes the window ATCAAGAACTACGACACTCTCGTCCAGACGCTAGCGGCGGTGATGGCGGGCACGATAGTCCTGCTTTCCGATTGGATGCTGCGTACCATGTTTTGGGGTGGCGGGCGCCGCCGTGAGGGGCAGGGTGGCGGTCACGCGATCCTCATGTTGCTCGGACTCGCGCTCATGATCCTCGCACCTGTGTTCGCCGCGATCATCCAGATGGCGATCTCGCGCAAGCGAGAGTTTCTTGCCGACGCGAACGGCGCGCTACTCACGCGCTATCCGGACGGCCTCGCAAACGCGCTTCGCAAGATCGCCGCTGACACCAATCGTCTGAGTGTCGCCAACAAGGCGACAGAGGCGCTCTTCATCTACAACCCGCTTCGTGATTATGGCGGGGGATTGAACTCGCTGTTCAACACTCATCCGCCTATCGAAGAACGTATCGCCAGACTGGAGGCGATGTAGTGTGGCGGCGCTGATCTATCCGTCGATCGACCCGGTGATCTTTGCCGTCGGCCCTGTTGCGGTGCGATGGTACGGTCTTGCGTACGTAGCCGGGTTCGTCGCGGGTGCGCTGGTGTTGCGGTGGCTCTCTCGTCGCTGGGACGTGGGACTGTCCGATGACGACGTGGTGAGCGCTCTTCTGTGGGGCGCGGTCGGCTTGTTGCTTGGCGCCCGCGTCGGCTACGAGGTTTTTTACGGCTTAGATCGCGTGTTGGCTGACCCGCTGTCGTTCTTCCGGATATGGGAGGGAGGGATGTCGTTTCACGGTGGGCTCATCGGACTCATCATCGCGGGCATTTTGCTCGCGCGACGCATCGGCATCCCATTCTTGCGACTTGCCGACATGGTGGCCGTAGGCGCGCCTATCGGTATCTTCTTTGGGCGGATCGCCAACTTCATCAATGCAGAGCTGTGGGGAAGGGTCACCACGGCACCGTGGGGCATGGTGTTTCCTGGTGCTGGTCCGCTGCCGAGACACCCATCCCAGCTCTATGAGGCCGCGCTCGAAGGGGTGCTGCTGTTCGCGGTGTTGCTCGTGTTGGCGCGCCGTCGCCGAGCCGACGGATTTTTACTCGGCGCGTTTTTGTCGCTGTACGCGATTGCACGGTTCTTCGTGGAGTTTGTGCGAGAACCGGACGCTCATCTGGGAGCCGTTCTCGGCTGGATGACGATGGGACAACTTTTGACGATCCCGATGTTAGTCGCGGGAACGTGGCTCCTCGTGCGAGCCGTGCGGCACGGCAGCAGCGGTCAGGCTCAGCCGTGAGAAGGGCATATCGAACCCGGCGTCTTCCAGCAGGGAGCGGGAGTGTTGAGG containing:
- a CDS encoding prolipoprotein diacylglyceryl transferase, with translation MAALIYPSIDPVIFAVGPVAVRWYGLAYVAGFVAGALVLRWLSRRWDVGLSDDDVVSALLWGAVGLLLGARVGYEVFYGLDRVLADPLSFFRIWEGGMSFHGGLIGLIIAGILLARRIGIPFLRLADMVAVGAPIGIFFGRIANFINAELWGRVTTAPWGMVFPGAGPLPRHPSQLYEAALEGVLLFAVLLVLARRRRADGFLLGAFLSLYAIARFFVEFVREPDAHLGAVLGWMTMGQLLTIPMLVAGTWLLVRAVRHGSSGQAQP
- a CDS encoding M48 family metallopeptidase is translated as MYDQIAVNKFKSAGLVVFFMALVLAVGWAFAYLTDAGPLGLVLAVVVVFAMTWGSYWYSDRIVLSMSRARPVDREREPYLVNIVEGLAIAAGLPTPRAYVIDDPAPNAFATGRNPQNAAIAVTTGLLEKLDRLELEGVIAHELAHIKNYDTLVQTLAAVMAGTIVLLSDWMLRTMFWGGGRRREGQGGGHAILMLLGLALMILAPVFAAIIQMAISRKREFLADANGALLTRYPDGLANALRKIAADTNRLSVANKATEALFIYNPLRDYGGGLNSLFNTHPPIEERIARLEAM